TGAGGATGACCATCTTGCCTTGGCGGATGTCTTCAACCAGTTCTTCGATGCTGTTGAGCGCCACGCGGCACCCCCTTGAGTCAGGATTTGAGATAGCCGTTAGCGGCCAGAAAACTTTCGGTAATGGTGCCGCCAGTGGCCTCGGCCGCCTTGTCGCCCAGCAGCAGGCGCTCCAGGTAGCGTGCCAGCAGGTCGACCTCGAGGTTGACCTGCCGACCCGGCCGGTAGTCGGCCATGATGGTTTCCGCCAGGGTGTGGGGCACGATGGTCAGCTCGAACTCGGCGCCATTCACCGCGTTGACCGTCAGGCTGGTGCCGTCGACGGTGATCGAGCCTTTATGGGCGATGTACTTGGCCAGCTCCTTCGGTGCGCGGATGCGGAACTGGATGGCCCGGGCATTTTCCTCCCGCGCCACCACTTCACCGACGCCGTCGACGTGACCACTGACCAGGTG
This genomic stretch from Pseudomonas sp. Os17 harbors:
- a CDS encoding riboflavin synthase; translation: MFTGIIESIGSIRALTPKGGDVRVYVETGKLDLADVKLGDSIAVNGVCLTAVELPGDGFWADVSRETLDCTAFHQLKTGSRVNLEKALTPTTRLGGHLVSGHVDGVGEVVAREENARAIQFRIRAPKELAKYIAHKGSITVDGTSLTVNAVNGAEFELTIVPHTLAETIMADYRPGRQVNLEVDLLARYLERLLLGDKAAEATGGTITESFLAANGYLKS